A single window of Penaeus monodon isolate SGIC_2016 unplaced genomic scaffold, NSTDA_Pmon_1 PmonScaffold_3529, whole genome shotgun sequence DNA harbors:
- the LOC119570679 gene encoding uncharacterized protein LOC119570679 encodes MRTYPAQNYHRDEDEHSSPTVKAIAKQDRPMALYVIDEFRYVRADGRRCHLIGPPDSLTSWLPLCLPHAAYPYSSYPYSAYPYILNADDTLKATEFPYIYQKDEQEPAVEEARRRRRRDVKIPLPYLHAVPTVTKHTVETKQFEPIDANTPADTTKIELTTKEHEISVPAVKYVQPVVNVKPVTYTALSHAVLPYAHGLPYVHALPYAHYPGFVGAPVIKLDEE; translated from the exons atgaggacgtacCCTGCGCAGAACTAtcaccgagatgaggacgagcattctAGCCCGACGGTGAAGGCGATTGCCAAGCAGGACCGTCCAATGGCCT TATATGTTATCGACgagtttagatatgtcagagcagacggccGTCGCTGCCACCTGATAGGGCCGCCGGACTCCCTCACCTCGTGGCTTCCCTTATGCCTTCCCCACGCTGCCTACCCCTACTCTTCCTACCCCTACTCTGCCTACCCCTATATCCTCAACGCCGATGATACTCTCAAGGCCACCGAATTCCCTTACATTTACCAAAAGGACGAACAGGAGCCAGCTGTAGAAGAGGCACGTCGTCGTCGTCGACGCGACGTCAAGATCCCCCTCCCGTACCTCCACGCCGTGCCCACCGTCACCAAGCACACTGTGGAGACCAAGCAGTTCGAGCCGATCGACGCCAACACCCCCGCCGACACTACCAAGATCGAGCTCACCACCAAGGAGCACGAGATCTCCGTGCCCGCCGTCAAGTACGTACAGCCCGTGGTCAACGTCAAGCCCGTCACCTACACTGCTCTCTCCCATGCCGTCCTTCCCTATGCCCATGGCCTTCCCTACGTCCACGCTCTTCCATACGCCCACTATCCTGGCTTCGTCGGCGCCCCCGTCATCAAGCTTGACGAGGAGTAA